Proteins encoded within one genomic window of Meriones unguiculatus strain TT.TT164.6M chromosome 20, Bangor_MerUng_6.1, whole genome shotgun sequence:
- the Hdac2 gene encoding histone deacetylase 2 — MAYSQGGGKKKVCYYYDGDIGNYYYGQGHPMKPHRIRMTHNLLLNYGLYRKMEIYRPHKATAEEMTKYHSDEYIKFLRSIRPDNMSEYSKQMQRFNVGEDCPVFDGLFEFCQLSTGGSVAGAVKLNRQQTDMAVNWAGGLHHAKKSEASGFCYVNDIVLAILELLKYHQRVLYIDIDIHHGDGVEEAFYTTDRVMTVSFHKYGEYFPGTGDLRDIGAGKGKYYAVNFPMRDGIDDESYGQIFKPIISKVMEMYQPSAVVLQCGADSLSGDRLGCFNLTVKGHAKCVEVVKTFNLPLLMLGGGGYTIRNVARCWTYETAVALDCEIPNELPYNDYFEYFGPDFKLHISPSNMTNQNTPEYMEKIKQRLFENLRMLPHAPGVQMQAIPEDAVHEDSGDEDGEDADKRISIRASDKRIACDEEFSDSEDEGEGGRRNVADHKKGAKKARIEEDKKEAEDKKTDVKEEDKSKDNSGEKTDTKGAKSEQLSNP; from the exons ATGGCGTACAGTCAGGGAGGCGGCAAGAAGAAAGTGTGTTACTACTATGACG GTGATATTGGAAATTATTATTATGGCCAGGGTCATCCCATGAAGCCTCACAGAATCCGGATGACTCATAATTTGCTGCTAAATTATGGCTTATACCGAAAAATGGAAATATAT aggCCTCATAAAGCCACTGCTGAAGAAATGACAAAATACCACAGTGATGAGTATATCAAATTTCTGCGATCAATAAGACCAGATAACATGTCTGAGTACAgtaagcagatgcagagat TTAATGTTGGGGAAGATTGTCCGGTATTTGATGGGCTCTTTGAGTTTTGTCAGCTCTCAACCGGTGGCTCGGTTG CTGGGGCTGTGAAGTTAAACCGGCAACAAACCGACATGGCCGTCAACTGGGCTGGAGGGCTGCATCATGCCAAGAAGTCAGAAGCATCAGGATTCTGCTATGTTAACGATATCGTGCTTGCCATCCTCGAATTACTAAA gTATCATCAGAGAGTCTTGTATATTGACATAGACATCCATCATGGTGATGGTGTTGAAGAAGCCTTTTATACAACAGATCGCGTAATGACTGTTTCATTCCATAAATACGGGGAATACTTTCCTGGAACCGGAGACTTGAGG GATATTGGTGCTGGAAAAGGAAAATACTATGCTGTCAATTTTCCCATGAGAGATGGTATAGATGATGAATCGTATGGACAGATTTTTAAACCT ATAATCTCTAAAGTGATGGAGATGTACCAGCCTAGCGCTGTGGTGCTGCAGTGTGGCGCAGACTCCCTGTCTGGGGACCGGCTCGGTTGCTTCAATCTAACTGTCAAGG GTCATGCTAAATGCGTAGAAGTTGTAAAAACTTTTAACCTGCCGTTGCTGATGCTTGGTGGAGGAGGCTACACAATCCGAAACGTTGCTCGGTGTTGGACGTACGAGACGGCAGTTGCCCTCGACTGTGAAATCCCCAATG agtTGCCATATAATGATTACTTTGAGTATTTTGGACCAGACTTCAAACTGCATATTAGTCCTTCAAACATGACGAACCAGAATACTCCAGAATATATGGAAAAGATAAA ACAGCGTTTATTTGAAAATCTACGCATGTTACCACATGCACCTGGTGTTCAGATGCAAGCTATTCCAGAAGATGCTGTTCACGAAGACAGTGGAGATGAGGACGGAGAAGACGCGGACAAGAGAATTTCTA TTCGAGCATCAGACAAGCGGATAGCTTGCGATGAAGAATTTTCAGATTCTGAGGATGAAGGTGAAGGAGGGCGTAGAAATGTTGCGGATCATAAGAAGGGAGCAAAGAAAGCTAGGATTGAAGAAGACAAGAAGGAGGCGGAGGACAAAAAGACAG